The Bdellovibrionota bacterium sequence TGTCTTGATCTGTAGCTCCGCTTCCGTATTCACGGCTTTCCATATCGTAAGCAACACCTAGGTACAAACCCTGACCCGAAGTATAACCTAACTTCAAATTGATAATTTGCTGGTTAAATTCTGTGCTTGTTGTCGATCCTTGTTTTTCATCTCTAGTGTAATAAAATATTGAAGGATTAAAAATAATCGTGGCACTAGCTGTTGATGATAAAAATAAAACAGCCATAAAACTGAGTATGATATTCTTAAACATTCGCTCCTCCTTTGGAGATTTTGGAATAAGTTTTTTGAATTTTTCCGTTCTCAAAAATAATAACATAATCTGCAAGATCTTCAGCATCCTTTTCATCGTGACTGACTATAAGGCAAGGTTGTGAATCAATCTTGACAATTTCTTTGAGAAATTCTTTTAAATCTTTTTTGAGAGCTGGATCAAGGGCTGAGAATGGTTCGTCGAGAAGCAGAATCTTTGGCTGTCCTATGAGTGCACGGAGAAGCGCGACTCTTTGCTTTTCTCCCCCTGAAAGGGTGGATGCTTTTTGATTTAGTTTATCCTCCATTTTTGCAATCTTCACGTAAAGATCTAACATCTTGGTATATGTTCTTTCTGGAATTTTTCTCGCAATAGCATGAAATAAGATATTTTCCTTCACTGTCATATGCGGAAACAACTCCCCACCTTGAAATACGACACCCAATTTTCTGTCTTGAGGAGATACCTTTGCGAGGTCTTCGCCTTTAAAAGTCCATTCAAAACCTTTATTTTTGCGTTGGGATTGATCAAGCCCCATAAGGATTCTCAAGAAGGTTGTTTTTCCTGATCCTGATGGACCTTGGATAAGCGTAATGCCTTGATCCGGAATTTCAAGTTGATCGATAAGCAAATGGAAATTATCAAACTTTATATCAATTTTTTTTACTAACGACATATTTCATCTCTCTAAAGCTTATTTTTCTAAGCCTATTCTTTTAAACAATGTGAAAACAATGAGTCCTAAAAACAAAAGTAAAAATACAAATAAGTTAGCAAGCTCTAGTCTGTAGGATCCTACTAAACTATGGATGTACAATGCCAGCGTCACATTCTTTCCGTATATGATTTGAGAGATTGCAAAATCTCCGATTGTCCAAAAAGCTCCGAGGCCTGACAAAAATAAAATCGAGGGTAATACTTGAGGGAAAATAATTTTTTTGAAAGTTAAAAATCGCGTGGAACCCATTAAGCTTGCCACTTCAATTTGACCCTCTAAATCCGAAAGCTTAGTTTTGAGCTGAAATCTATAAAGCACCGGCAAAAAAATGATAAGCATCGCAAATATAACTTTTATATCGTCTGCCATAAAATCTACGAGCAAAAGACTCAACCCGATAAGAACCGTACTCAAAGGAACATAACTGAGTAAAAATCTATCAAACAATCGATTGCGGTAAATAAAAGTTAAAAGACTTAAACCTATAAGTAGAGCCAATCCTGTCGCTAAAGATAGCGAAACACTTTTTAAAGCCAGTGGGAAAATTTCCTGAAAAGCATTTTCATTCTGCTGGAGTTGTTTAATTCCCAGAGCAGACCCAACGAGTGACCCGCCCAGATACAATGCCACGGGCATGACCACTGCAATTAATCCCGGTTTCCAACTGAGCAATCTGATCTCTTCGTAAGACTTTAGTAAAGCCAACCCTTTTTGCGCTCTATAAAGCAAAAGCATAATCACGATAAAGATAGATTCTAAAAAACTAATAAATACTGCATCCAGCAAAGAACCCGTAGTTCTAATTTTTTCATAGATTAAGGTCTCCACCGTGATGTCCTGATGTCCAACGAGAAGTGGAATCGAGAAGCTCGTAAAGAATTGTACAAATAGAAATAAAAAAATCATCACTGTTTCAAATGGAATATTTTTTAGCACAGCTTGGAAAAATTGAAACTTTGAAGCACCCTCTAAATACGCTAGCTCACTGAGCTTTTGAAATTTACTCTGAAAAATAGATTGATAAAATAAAGCCGCTAATCCCGTGTACATTAAAGTATGTGTGAGTACAATGCCCGTAATTCCAAAAGGAAATGGTTTTATTATCTGTAAAATTGAAGTTACAAAAAACAATGTTGGAACAAAAGAGGGTATGAGGCACAAAAGCTCGAAGTATTTTAATTTTTTACTTCCCTGAAAAGAACACAACCCCAATGCACCGACGAGGCCTAATAAAATTGTAACTACAGAACTTGCGAGAGATTGCTGAAGTGTATTTGTAAATGCTTCTCCCAACTCTTTCAAATCTACAGATACAAACTGTAGTTCTTTAAAGAGCAATAGATAGGGCGCAATCAATACTAAGAAAAATAAACCTACTAAAAAGTTCTTTACCATGAAGCCGATTTCCACGCCTCAATAACTTCGTCTCTAGAAATGATTTTATCTGACTCAAATAATTTTACTTTTTTTAGTTTTTCGTATTCTGAATTTTTTCGAACCTCTGCAACTACGGGGAGCATATAGTTTTTATTCATGATTATTTCTTGACCCTCTGGAGAAAGAATAAATTCTAAGAATTTTTCCGCTCCAGGCCTATTCTTTGTCGATTTTAAAATTCCCGCATATTCGATATGATATGGAAGTTCTTCCTCGAGATAAAGTGGCTGATAATCAAAATCACTTTCTTCTACCCAATGATAAGCCGGCGAAGTCAAATAGGAGAAAACATATTGAGATTGTTTTTTCTTAAAGAGTCCATAGCCTGCGCTCCACGAGGGCGTTACTGTGTAAATGTTTTTTTTAATTTGATTTAAAAAATCCTTTGCTCCCTCAGCTCCATATTTTTGAACAATCCAGTGAAAAAATATATAACCAGGAGAACTGGTTCTCGGGTCCAGTAAAATTATTTTTCCTTTAAAATTTGGAGATAAAAAATCATCTAGTTTTTTGGGAAGTGAGTTTTTATCAGAGGTTCTGTAGATGAATGTCATAGGCGACCAATTGTATGCCAGAAATGGACCTTGTTGAATTTTCTTAGGAGTTGACTCATCAAGTTTATAACGAAGCTCAGGGGGCTGTGTGAATAAGTCTGTGATAGTTGTATTTTGCAATTGGAACTGATCCAGCCCTACAACAACATCAGCTTTTGTTTTTTCTTTTTCTAGCAAAATTCTTTGGATAATGATGCCAGCCTCACCCACATCTGTGAATTCGACATTGTATCCCGTTTTTTCTTTAAAAATTTTTTGAAGATCAGGACCCGGTCCCCAAGAGCTTGCGAATGAAGAGTAAGTGTAAACAACGATAGTTCCCTGCTCCTTTGGCGAATCTTTTTCGTAAAGATAAATATAAATGGAGACCAGTAATGCTATGGGAACGAATATGGAAAAAAATCTTTTAATCATACTACCACCAAATGCCGCGATTCCTTTTATAGAAATAGTAATCAAAGCCGACACAGCGACCAGCTCCAATTGCCACGATGGTTACAAATATTGCGACAAACGTTGAATACAATAAGTTCTGATATCCCAGTCCAAAAATCACATAATGAAATGAAATTAAAATTCCTATGATTCCAAAGGGTCTAACCATAAATCCAATGAGTAATGAGAGGCCCACGAAAAAGCTTACAGCCAAAATGCCATGGCTCATCATCGACCAGTATGGATAGGCAAGATGCTCAAATAGCCATTTGTACCATGTTGGAAAACTATAAATATAATCTGAAGATTGGACCTGATCGATAAATACTTGCGAGGTAAAAAGTCCAGTTTGATATTCTGTTAATGCCTGGTTGAGCCAATAGTAACCTAAAAAAATTCGTAGAAAAGCAACAGGATACAAATGTCCTACATATTTTATGCTCTCAAAAAATGCCGTAAACATATTTAAAATCCTTGCAAGTATGACTCTAGACATGTCAAATTTAGAGATGCCTATGAAATTCACATTTATTATATCTACATTATTAACATTTACATTGATAAATGCTAGCAATCTTTACGCTGAGCAAAAGACAGCTGCCCCCAACTTTTTCCAGGCCAAAAAAGTCTCAGTTGAAGAAATGATGGGCGAGATCCGCGAGCGGATCGACAATAGAAAATGGAATTGGGATCTGAGCTTCTTTCCAAAGACAGGCTGGAAAGAAAAAGGAAACTCCGTTTATGGGCGTCCCTTGGTTTATTGGACTTGCGGTAAACCTGAAAATGAGAACACCTCACTCATTTTAGCCGCAGTTCATGGCGATGAAATTACGCCGGTTTATTTTGGTTTTCGCGTAGTGGAATGGCTTAAAGCAAGACCAGAGCTTTGTGAAAAATCCTTTATAGTTGTAGCTCCAATTGTGAATCCTGATGGCTTCTTGAGATATACTACTGGAACGAGAACAAACTATAATAAAGTGGATCTCAATAGAAACTTCGACACTCCAGAATGGGGCGAACAAGCGCAAAAAATTTGGAAAACAAAGTACGGATCTCAAAGACGCTATTTCCCTGGCGACAAAGCGGCTTCCGAGCCAGAAATAGAATTCCAAAAATGGCTTATCGAAGAATTTAAACCAGCAAAAATCCTCAGTGTCCATTCACCTCTCAATCATTTGGATTTTGATGGACCTCTTAGCGGTATAGATAGTGAGGCTGCAAAGAAATTCACAGAAACTTATGTAAAGTCTTGTGATCTTCTGAGGCAACAACTCGACAAATCTGCAACGGGCTTAAATTTTTATGCTTACGGAACATTTCCTGGAAGCTTAGGAAATTACGCTGGCAGGTACAAAGGAATCCCAACCATTACCGTTGAACTTCCAACTATCGACTACAAAATGGCGCCCGTGTACTTTGGTCAAATGGAGAAAGGTCTCAATGTTTTCATAAATTATGAAATCAAAGACCGTCCCCGACAACTCGCCGAAAAAAAATAACATCATCAAAAAAATATTTAATTAAATTCCCTCTAAAGAGAACAGAGGTTGTGCTTTTTAAGAAATCCAACTGGTATCCCTGAGCTTCTAAACCATTGAGTGCGAATCGCCTATTGTTACAAATTTTTGGCTTCTGACATTTTTTGTACGTTCGATTCCAACGAGCGAATAAGTGTATCATATTGAGTTCTACTAATGACCTGTTCTGCGTAACCCTCTTGTAATTCAGTTATAACAAATGAATTGTTTTTAATAAGATAAGGATCTTGTGAGGTAACAGCCTCAAATAAATAATCAAACCTTTTCTTTTCACTCATTGGTATGAACCACATAATCATTTAAATCCTATTAAATGAATTAAAGTCTGGGAAAATTCTAAGCGAATGAATAAAAAATTCATCAAGAAATCTAAATCACTATCCCTCTACTTTTTTATTACATCTCACTTTTATACAACCAAGTAAAGTGTCCACGCTTGATAAATTTTATTTATTGATTTGCCTTACGATATCCTCTGCTTTTTGGACTGGTGGACG is a genomic window containing:
- a CDS encoding ATP-binding cassette domain-containing protein, which encodes MSLVKKIDIKFDNFHLLIDQLEIPDQGITLIQGPSGSGKTTFLRILMGLDQSQRKNKGFEWTFKGEDLAKVSPQDRKLGVVFQGGELFPHMTVKENILFHAIARKIPERTYTKMLDLYVKIAKMEDKLNQKASTLSGGEKQRVALLRALIGQPKILLLDEPFSALDPALKKDLKEFLKEIVKIDSQPCLIVSHDEKDAEDLADYVIIFENGKIQKTYSKISKGGANV
- a CDS encoding ABC transporter permease subunit, coding for MVKNFLVGLFFLVLIAPYLLLFKELQFVSVDLKELGEAFTNTLQQSLASSVVTILLGLVGALGLCSFQGSKKLKYFELLCLIPSFVPTLFFVTSILQIIKPFPFGITGIVLTHTLMYTGLAALFYQSIFQSKFQKLSELAYLEGASKFQFFQAVLKNIPFETVMIFLFLFVQFFTSFSIPLLVGHQDITVETLIYEKIRTTGSLLDAVFISFLESIFIVIMLLLYRAQKGLALLKSYEEIRLLSWKPGLIAVVMPVALYLGGSLVGSALGIKQLQQNENAFQEIFPLALKSVSLSLATGLALLIGLSLLTFIYRNRLFDRFLLSYVPLSTVLIGLSLLLVDFMADDIKVIFAMLIIFLPVLYRFQLKTKLSDLEGQIEVASLMGSTRFLTFKKIIFPQVLPSILFLSGLGAFWTIGDFAISQIIYGKNVTLALYIHSLVGSYRLELANLFVFLLLFLGLIVFTLFKRIGLEK
- a CDS encoding M14 family zinc carboxypeptidase, with translation MKFTFIISTLLTFTLINASNLYAEQKTAAPNFFQAKKVSVEEMMGEIRERIDNRKWNWDLSFFPKTGWKEKGNSVYGRPLVYWTCGKPENENTSLILAAVHGDEITPVYFGFRVVEWLKARPELCEKSFIVVAPIVNPDGFLRYTTGTRTNYNKVDLNRNFDTPEWGEQAQKIWKTKYGSQRRYFPGDKAASEPEIEFQKWLIEEFKPAKILSVHSPLNHLDFDGPLSGIDSEAAKKFTETYVKSCDLLRQQLDKSATGLNFYAYGTFPGSLGNYAGRYKGIPTITVELPTIDYKMAPVYFGQMEKGLNVFINYEIKDRPRQLAEKK
- a CDS encoding thiamine ABC transporter substrate-binding protein; its protein translation is MIKRFFSIFVPIALLVSIYIYLYEKDSPKEQGTIVVYTYSSFASSWGPGPDLQKIFKEKTGYNVEFTDVGEAGIIIQRILLEKEKTKADVVVGLDQFQLQNTTITDLFTQPPELRYKLDESTPKKIQQGPFLAYNWSPMTFIYRTSDKNSLPKKLDDFLSPNFKGKIILLDPRTSSPGYIFFHWIVQKYGAEGAKDFLNQIKKNIYTVTPSWSAGYGLFKKKQSQYVFSYLTSPAYHWVEESDFDYQPLYLEEELPYHIEYAGILKSTKNRPGAEKFLEFILSPEGQEIIMNKNYMLPVVAEVRKNSEYEKLKKVKLFESDKIISRDEVIEAWKSASW